One segment of Laspinema palackyanum D2c DNA contains the following:
- a CDS encoding type II toxin-antitoxin system VapB family antitoxin, with amino-acid sequence MKIPIEIDQQLIAEALALSNFSTENQLIEDALREYIQRRQQQKILELFGTIDYEESYDYKQQRTLE; translated from the coding sequence ATGAAAATCCCCATTGAGATAGATCAACAACTGATTGCAGAGGCTCTAGCCTTGAGCAACTTTTCCACAGAAAATCAATTAATAGAAGATGCTTTGCGGGAATACATTCAACGGCGTCAGCAACAGAAAATATTAGAATTATTTGGGACAATAGATTATGAAGAAAGCTATGATTACAAACAGCAAAGAACCCTAGAATGA
- a CDS encoding phenylpyruvate tautomerase MIF-related protein translates to MPLIKVKTSVSTPENAAIATLLKGLSSSLAKHLGKPESYVMTAFNADVPMTFAGTFDPVCYIEVKSVGTIRPEQTQAMSKDFCNKIHQAIGVPQNRIYIEFTDAEGSMWGWNGSTF, encoded by the coding sequence ATGCCCCTGATTAAAGTTAAAACTTCCGTGTCTACACCGGAGAATGCTGCAATTGCGACCCTGCTCAAGGGACTTTCCTCCAGCTTGGCGAAGCATCTGGGAAAACCTGAATCTTATGTGATGACGGCGTTTAATGCGGATGTGCCGATGACATTTGCCGGAACCTTTGACCCGGTTTGCTACATCGAAGTTAAGAGTGTAGGGACGATCCGTCCGGAACAAACACAAGCGATGAGCAAAGATTTTTGCAATAAGATTCATCAGGCGATCGGGGTTCCGCAAAATCGGATCTATATCGAATTTACCGATGCCGAGGGTTCCATGTGGGGCTGGAATGGCTCCACGTTTTAA
- a CDS encoding flavin reductase family protein: MLDEQAKKTILRKIPHGLYICGVKDGENVNGFTASWVMQGSFEPPLVINCVKQDSGSHAMIEASGVFALSVLEAGQKDLAQKFFKPQRRVGDKFEDVEFYLGETGCPIISDSLGYVECNVVGSVKKGDHTVFVGEVIAAGVHREGEPLLLESTGWNYGG, translated from the coding sequence TTGCTAGACGAACAAGCCAAAAAAACAATCCTCCGCAAGATTCCCCACGGACTCTATATTTGCGGTGTCAAAGATGGGGAAAATGTCAACGGATTCACCGCCAGTTGGGTGATGCAGGGGTCTTTTGAACCCCCCTTAGTCATCAACTGTGTGAAACAAGATTCCGGGTCCCATGCCATGATTGAAGCCAGTGGCGTCTTTGCTCTGAGTGTCTTAGAAGCGGGACAAAAAGACTTAGCCCAAAAATTCTTTAAACCCCAGCGCCGGGTGGGGGATAAATTTGAAGATGTGGAGTTTTATTTGGGAGAAACCGGCTGTCCGATTATCTCAGACTCCCTGGGGTATGTGGAATGTAATGTGGTGGGTTCGGTGAAAAAGGGCGATCACACGGTCTTTGTCGGCGAAGTGATTGCCGCAGGAGTCCACCGCGAAGGGGAACCCTTGTTGCTGGAAAGCACCGGATGGAATTACGGCGGATAA
- a CDS encoding SRPBCC family protein yields MSSQVFEQSIHIQASPPVVDYCITDRTLMHQWLNPALRCEPIGEWDTSVGGRSRFILNIPLLQPSLNCAIAQREPGLIVWEFQGFFKGCDRWDCQPDGNQTRLVNRFEFEIPNPLVAWGFNLFAATWTRKDMQAQLHRLKQIAEQIAPNLAES; encoded by the coding sequence ATGTCATCTCAAGTCTTTGAACAGTCGATTCACATTCAGGCGAGTCCTCCGGTGGTTGATTACTGTATTACCGATCGCACATTAATGCACCAGTGGTTGAATCCCGCCTTACGTTGCGAACCGATTGGTGAATGGGATACCTCTGTGGGGGGTCGCAGTCGGTTTATTTTGAATATTCCGCTGTTGCAACCGAGTTTAAATTGTGCGATCGCCCAACGGGAACCGGGACTGATTGTCTGGGAGTTTCAGGGATTTTTTAAGGGTTGCGATCGCTGGGATTGTCAACCCGACGGCAATCAGACTCGACTCGTCAATCGTTTTGAATTTGAAATTCCCAATCCTTTAGTCGCCTGGGGCTTCAATCTGTTTGCCGCCACTTGGACCCGGAAAGATATGCAGGCCCAACTCCATCGCCTCAAACAAATTGCTGAACAAATTGCTCCGAATCTAGCCGAAAGTTAA
- the cobM gene encoding precorrin-4 C(11)-methyltransferase encodes MSKLQPTDQEPTDRAVLKPGVYIVGAGPGDPDLLTVKAQKILAIADTILYADSLIPQQILAGVRPDAEVIPTSNKTLEDILPIMIDRVRQGQSVVRLHSGDPSLYSAISEQLQFLADADIPCEIIPGISAFQAAAAKLNLELTIPELVQTIILTRVSGRASSVPESEELAALAAHKASLCLYLSARHIEETQAKLMEHYPAEMPVAICYRIGWPDEKIVVVPLKEMAQVTQAENLIRTTLYLISPALAEVKTQGGKETGRSRLYHPEHSHLFRPTHPQG; translated from the coding sequence ATGTCAAAACTCCAACCAACGGACCAAGAACCAACCGATCGGGCTGTACTTAAACCCGGCGTTTATATCGTTGGGGCCGGACCGGGTGACCCGGATTTATTAACGGTCAAAGCTCAAAAAATCCTGGCGATCGCCGATACCATTCTCTACGCCGACTCCCTCATTCCCCAACAAATTTTAGCAGGGGTTCGCCCAGATGCCGAAGTCATTCCCACCAGCAATAAAACCCTAGAAGACATCTTACCGATCATGATTGACCGCGTGCGCCAAGGTCAGTCTGTCGTTCGCCTCCATTCTGGGGACCCCAGCCTCTACAGTGCTATCTCCGAACAACTGCAATTCTTAGCCGATGCGGACATTCCCTGTGAAATTATCCCGGGAATTAGTGCCTTTCAAGCAGCAGCAGCCAAACTCAACCTGGAGCTCACCATCCCTGAACTGGTGCAAACCATCATCCTGACCCGGGTCAGTGGTCGAGCCTCTTCCGTCCCGGAATCGGAAGAATTAGCCGCTTTAGCCGCCCATAAAGCTAGTTTGTGCCTGTATTTAAGTGCGCGCCACATTGAAGAGACTCAAGCCAAACTGATGGAACATTATCCCGCAGAAATGCCAGTCGCCATCTGCTACCGGATTGGATGGCCCGATGAAAAAATTGTGGTGGTCCCTCTGAAAGAGATGGCGCAAGTCACTCAGGCTGAAAACTTAATTCGGACCACCCTGTATTTAATTAGTCCAGCTTTGGCGGAAGTGAAAACCCAGGGGGGGAAAGAAACCGGGCGATCGCGCCTCTACCATCCAGAACATAGCCACCTGTTTCGACCGACCCATCCCCAGGGATGA
- the lgt gene encoding prolipoprotein diacylglyceryl transferase: protein MTLVTLPLALTFASPGPIIVEIGPLTIRWYGFLIATAVLIGVSLSQFLAKRRNVNPDLMGDLILWLVVGAIPLARLYYVLFQWENYADNPSQIFAIWRGGIAIHGAILGGTIATLIFARLKRIPFWQLADLVAPSVILGQAIGRWGNFFNSEAFGRPTDLPWRLYIPPESRPFQYVGEQYFHPTFLYESLWNLALFALLLFLFFRDLQGKPRLKVGTLFLVYMAVYSCGRFWIEGLRLDSLMFGPLRMAQFVSLTGIVLGIAGLIWLYGFNRPLPDVVSRSNGETSSS, encoded by the coding sequence ATGACTCTTGTTACTCTACCCCTAGCCTTGACCTTTGCCTCCCCAGGCCCGATCATCGTCGAAATCGGACCCCTAACCATCCGTTGGTATGGGTTCTTAATTGCGACTGCTGTCTTGATTGGCGTCAGTCTCTCGCAATTTTTGGCCAAACGCCGCAACGTCAACCCGGACCTAATGGGGGACTTGATCCTCTGGTTAGTCGTTGGCGCAATTCCCTTAGCGCGACTGTATTATGTTTTGTTTCAGTGGGAAAACTATGCCGATAATCCCAGCCAAATCTTTGCCATTTGGCGAGGAGGGATTGCCATTCACGGCGCAATTCTTGGCGGGACGATCGCCACGTTAATTTTTGCCCGACTCAAACGCATTCCCTTCTGGCAATTAGCCGATTTAGTCGCACCCTCTGTAATTTTAGGTCAGGCGATCGGACGCTGGGGCAACTTCTTTAATTCCGAAGCCTTCGGCAGACCCACGGATTTACCCTGGAGACTCTACATCCCCCCGGAATCTCGTCCCTTTCAATATGTTGGCGAGCAATATTTCCATCCCACTTTTTTATATGAATCCCTGTGGAATCTGGCCTTATTTGCCTTATTACTGTTTTTATTTTTTCGAGACTTACAAGGCAAACCCCGTTTAAAAGTCGGCACCTTATTTTTAGTCTATATGGCCGTCTATAGCTGCGGTCGCTTCTGGATTGAAGGGTTGCGACTCGATAGCTTAATGTTCGGTCCCCTCAGAATGGCTCAGTTTGTCAGTTTAACGGGTATTGTCTTAGGAATAGCGGGATTAATCTGGCTTTATGGGTTCAATCGTCCTTTGCCGGATGTCGTATCCCGCAGCAATGGGGAAACCTCTTCTTCCTAG
- a CDS encoding SirB1 family protein has product MNFPLARQSFYQEIHQNDDQIDLAKAALYIAQEEYPTLDPAEYLNVLDVMAQEVAQRLKDQRYPLRIVKAINDYLYEDLGFTGNTRDYYDPCNSFLNDAIARRTGIPITLALIYLEIARRLDFPMVGIGMPGHFLIRPEFEGAGIFVDAFNRGEVLFEEDCQQRLQQIYGPEVSMRPEFLKAVTRKEFLARMLTNLKMIYLNRGDSEKCLGAIERILLLFPGSPLELRDRGLFYYQNGRWAQARQDLQTYLDRVPHAEDASVIRQILDRLRWQENE; this is encoded by the coding sequence ATGAACTTTCCCCTAGCGCGGCAATCGTTCTACCAAGAGATTCACCAAAACGACGACCAAATCGATCTCGCCAAGGCAGCGCTGTACATCGCGCAAGAAGAATATCCCACCCTGGATCCGGCGGAATATCTCAATGTCCTGGATGTGATGGCCCAGGAGGTTGCACAACGGTTAAAGGATCAACGCTATCCCTTGCGAATTGTTAAAGCAATCAATGACTATCTCTATGAAGATTTAGGGTTTACTGGCAATACCCGGGATTATTATGACCCCTGTAATAGTTTCCTGAACGATGCGATCGCCCGTCGCACTGGCATCCCCATCACCCTAGCCTTAATTTACCTGGAAATTGCAAGGCGGCTGGATTTTCCAATGGTGGGAATCGGGATGCCCGGACATTTTTTAATTCGCCCAGAGTTTGAAGGGGCGGGTATTTTTGTAGATGCGTTTAATCGGGGGGAGGTGTTGTTTGAGGAAGACTGCCAACAACGTCTCCAGCAAATTTACGGTCCGGAAGTGTCCATGCGTCCGGAGTTTTTAAAAGCGGTGACGCGCAAAGAGTTTTTGGCCCGGATGCTGACCAATTTGAAGATGATTTATCTGAATCGCGGGGATTCGGAGAAATGTCTAGGGGCGATCGAACGGATTTTGCTGTTGTTTCCAGGTTCACCGTTGGAATTGCGCGATCGCGGTTTATTTTACTATCAAAATGGCCGATGGGCTCAGGCCCGTCAGGACTTACAAACCTATTTGGACCGCGTTCCTCATGCCGAAGATGCCTCAGTAATTCGGCAAATTCTCGATCGCCTCCGTTGGCAGGAAAATGAGTAA
- a CDS encoding Gfo/Idh/MocA family oxidoreductase, with protein sequence MKARQLNHHNQKSQPEPLRIGVIGVGSMGQHHTRVLSLLKDIELVGVADVNVERGLDIASKYRIRFFENYQDLLPHVDAVCIAVPTRLHHAVGMSCLRSGVHVLIEKPIAASIAEAESLVNEAAESGCILQVGHIERFNPAFQELSKVLKTEQVLAIEAHRMSPYSDRANDVSVVLDLMIHDIDLILELAAAPVVRLTASGSRTSQDRSEGNSYLDYVTATLGFANGVIATVTASKVTHRKLRRIVTHCKNSLTEADFLNNEILIHRKTTANYRTEYGQVLYRQDGLIEKVYTSNIEPLHAELEHFIQCVRGGNQPSVGGEQALKALRLASLIEQMALDGQVWNVDNLEFVKPTGVSFG encoded by the coding sequence ATGAAAGCTCGGCAATTGAATCATCATAACCAGAAAAGTCAACCGGAACCCTTGCGAATTGGGGTGATTGGCGTGGGCAGTATGGGACAGCATCATACCCGTGTTCTGAGTTTGCTCAAAGATATTGAATTAGTCGGTGTGGCTGATGTTAATGTAGAGCGCGGACTCGACATTGCCAGTAAATATCGGATTCGCTTTTTTGAAAATTATCAAGATTTGCTGCCTCATGTGGATGCGGTTTGTATTGCGGTCCCCACGCGCCTGCATCATGCGGTAGGAATGAGCTGCCTGCGATCGGGGGTTCATGTTTTAATTGAAAAACCGATCGCCGCGAGTATTGCTGAAGCGGAATCTTTGGTGAATGAGGCAGCAGAGTCGGGATGTATTCTGCAAGTGGGACATATTGAACGGTTTAATCCGGCATTCCAGGAATTGAGCAAGGTCCTCAAAACGGAACAAGTGCTGGCGATCGAAGCTCACCGCATGAGTCCTTACAGCGATCGGGCAAACGATGTCTCCGTCGTCTTAGATTTAATGATCCATGACATCGACCTCATTTTAGAATTAGCTGCCGCCCCTGTTGTGCGATTAACCGCTAGTGGCAGTCGCACCAGTCAAGACAGGTCGGAAGGTAATTCTTATTTAGATTATGTAACCGCAACCTTGGGATTTGCCAATGGCGTGATTGCCACTGTCACCGCCAGTAAAGTCACCCACCGGAAATTACGACGCATCGTCACCCATTGCAAAAATTCCCTAACCGAAGCGGATTTTCTCAACAATGAAATTTTAATCCACCGGAAAACTACGGCGAATTATAGGACCGAATATGGTCAAGTGCTGTACCGCCAAGATGGCTTAATCGAAAAAGTTTATACCAGTAATATAGAACCCTTACACGCCGAATTAGAACATTTTATCCAATGTGTTCGCGGTGGCAATCAACCCTCAGTCGGCGGAGAACAAGCTCTCAAAGCCCTGCGATTAGCCAGCTTAATCGAACAAATGGCCCTCGATGGTCAAGTCTGGAATGTAGATAATTTAGAGTTTGTCAAACCCACTGGCGTCAGTTTTGGGTAA
- a CDS encoding mechanosensitive ion channel, whose amino-acid sequence MNGILHETSVVVWGNLSPEALLAQEPGFATGFGLGQVTGFVQALLVQLGSFLPSLLGALAILIGGWIFATLVAGIIRKVLHSTNLDNRIASAIMGRAPGQEMPPTEKWISNTVYWLIMIFVLVAFLQALNLEVVSQPLNRFLEQIFAYLPKIGGAAVLLGVAWILATLSKMLLTRGLTQFRLDERLAEQTGETTDPQTAGESRFLLNETLGNALYWFIFLFFLPLILNALELNVVPVQNLVNDFLSAVPKILMALIIGAVGWFMARIVRGIVTNLLAATGTDRLGAQLGLSRTQDGMSLSQLIGTIVYVLILIPTAIAALNALEIAAISVPAIAMLSQILFAIPLILTAGLILALFYAIAKFASDIVIRILRSIGFNNIFSWLGLPTTPSGNPPQPPPADAPDMRSGQQTVVQPSSSPTRTPAEIVGIVTWVGIMLFGAVAATEVLQLAALTRIMQGLLVIAGQVLVGLIVFGIGLYLANLAYHLISGSRGSQSQLLAQAARIAIIALAGAMALQQMGIAPHIVNLAFGLLFGAVAVAIALAFGLGGRDVASEQLREWRNDFKQRQEK is encoded by the coding sequence ATGAATGGAATTTTGCACGAAACATCAGTCGTGGTTTGGGGTAATTTAAGCCCCGAAGCGCTGCTGGCTCAAGAACCTGGATTCGCTACAGGCTTTGGCCTGGGGCAGGTTACGGGATTTGTTCAAGCCCTCTTGGTCCAACTGGGGTCATTCCTGCCCAGTTTATTAGGAGCCCTCGCCATCTTAATCGGTGGCTGGATCTTCGCTACCCTTGTGGCAGGAATTATTAGAAAGGTCCTCCACAGTACCAATTTGGACAACCGGATTGCCAGTGCCATCATGGGACGCGCACCGGGACAGGAGATGCCTCCCACTGAAAAGTGGATCTCGAATACGGTTTACTGGCTGATCATGATTTTTGTCTTGGTCGCCTTTCTCCAGGCCCTGAATCTGGAGGTGGTTTCCCAGCCCCTAAATCGGTTCTTAGAGCAGATTTTCGCCTATCTACCCAAGATTGGCGGTGCGGCAGTCCTGTTGGGTGTAGCCTGGATCCTGGCAACCCTCTCCAAAATGTTGCTGACTCGGGGATTAACGCAGTTCCGGTTAGATGAACGGCTTGCAGAGCAAACAGGAGAGACAACAGACCCCCAGACGGCTGGGGAAAGTCGGTTTTTACTCAATGAAACTCTCGGCAACGCCCTCTACTGGTTTATCTTTCTGTTCTTTCTGCCCCTAATTCTGAATGCCTTAGAATTAAATGTGGTGCCGGTTCAGAATTTGGTCAATGACTTTCTGTCGGCAGTGCCTAAAATTCTGATGGCCCTGATTATTGGGGCTGTCGGTTGGTTTATGGCCCGGATTGTGCGGGGGATTGTCACCAATTTGCTGGCGGCGACGGGAACCGATCGCCTCGGTGCTCAGTTGGGTCTGTCCCGGACTCAAGACGGAATGTCCCTGTCTCAATTAATTGGGACGATTGTCTATGTCTTGATTCTGATTCCGACTGCGATCGCCGCGTTGAATGCGTTGGAAATCGCTGCGATCTCCGTTCCGGCGATCGCCATGCTGTCGCAAATTCTCTTCGCCATTCCCCTGATTTTGACCGCAGGGCTAATTTTGGCGTTATTTTATGCGATCGCTAAGTTCGCCTCGGATATCGTCATCCGCATTCTCCGCAGCATCGGCTTTAACAACATCTTCTCCTGGTTGGGTCTGCCTACAACCCCGAGTGGTAATCCACCCCAACCCCCACCGGCAGATGCGCCGGATATGCGATCGGGTCAACAAACCGTTGTCCAACCCTCCTCGTCTCCCACGAGAACTCCCGCAGAAATTGTCGGGATTGTCACCTGGGTGGGCATTATGCTCTTTGGGGCCGTGGCAGCGACAGAAGTCCTGCAATTGGCAGCCCTCACGAGGATTATGCAGGGCCTGCTCGTCATCGCCGGTCAGGTTCTCGTCGGTTTGATCGTCTTTGGCATTGGCCTGTACTTGGCGAATCTGGCCTATCATCTCATTTCCGGTTCCCGAGGGTCCCAGTCCCAACTTCTGGCTCAAGCGGCTCGAATTGCGATTATTGCCCTAGCCGGTGCGATGGCACTCCAACAAATGGGGATTGCTCCTCATATTGTTAACTTGGCCTTTGGTTTACTCTTTGGTGCCGTTGCCGTTGCCATTGCCTTAGCCTTTGGCTTAGGGGGGCGAGATGTGGCCTCCGAGCAATTGCGAGAATGGCGCAATGATTTCAAACAACGACAAGAAAAATAG